The Ovis canadensis isolate MfBH-ARS-UI-01 breed Bighorn chromosome 13, ARS-UI_OviCan_v2, whole genome shotgun sequence genome includes a region encoding these proteins:
- the RBCK1 gene encoding ranBP-type and C3HC4-type zinc finger-containing protein 1 isoform X2 has translation MDEKIKKAEEVAQRLSRAVAGGDEQVAMQCAIWLAEQRVPLNVQLKPEVSPTQDIRLWVSVEDAQMHTVTIWLTVRPDMTVASLKDMVFLDYGFPPTLQQWVIGQRLARDQETLHSHGVRRNGDSAYLYLLSACNTSLNPQELQRERQLRMLEDLGFKDLTLQPRGPLDPVPPKPEAPQEPGRGQPDAVPESPPVGWTCPGCTFINKPTRPGCEMCCQARPEAYQVPASYQPDEDEQARLADEKEALHQFEQLKQQQQESNYDKHVQLDQRSLVLNTEPAECPVCYSVLAPGEAVVLRECLHTFCRECLQGTIRNSQEAEVSCPFIDNTYSCSGKLLEREIRALLSPEEYQRFLDLGISIAENRSAFSYHCKTPDCKGWCFFEDDVNAFHCPVCFHVNCLLCKAIHEQMNCKEYQDDLALRAQNDMAARQTTEMLRCQIVVQKKDGCDWIRCTVCRTEICWVTKGPRWGPGGPGDTSGGCRCRVNGIPCHPSCQNCH, from the exons ATGGACGAGAAGATCAAGAAAG CTGAGGAGGTGGCTCAGAGACTCAGCCGAGCAGTGGCTGGTGGGGATGAACAGGTGGCTATGCAGTGTGCCATCTGGCTGGCAGAGCAACGGGTGCCCCTGAATGTGCAACTGAAGCCTGAGGTCTCTCCGACACAGGACATCAG GCTGTGGGTGAGTGTGGAGGATGCACAGATGCACACGGTTACTATCTGGCTCACCGTGCGGCCGGACATGACTGTGGCCTCCCTCAAGGACATG GTGTTCCTAGACTATGGCTTCCCGCCAACCCTGCAGCAGTGGGTGATTGGGCAGCGGCTGGCTCGGGACCaggagactctgcactcccacggTGTGAGGCGGAATGGGGACAGCGCCTACCTCTACCTGCTGTCTGCCTGCAACACCTCGCTCAACCCTCAGGAGCTGCAGCGGGAGAGGCAGTTGCGGATGCTGGAAG ATCTGGGCTTCAAGGACCTCACGCTGCAGCCACGGGGCCCCCTGGACCCAGTTCCCCCAAAGCCTGAGGCCCCTCAAGAGCCGGGTCGGGGGCAGCCTGATGCAGTGCCAGAATCCCCGCCG GTGGGCTGGACGTGCCCCGGCTGCACGTTCATCAACAAGCCCACTAGGCCCGGCTGCGAGATGTGCTGCCAGGCACGGCCCGAGGCCTACCAGGTACCCGCCTCGTACCAGCCAGACGAGGACGAGCAAGCACGCCTGGCCGATGAGAAGGAGGCGCTGCACCAGTTTGAGCAG ctgaagcagcagcagcaggaaagcaaCTATGACAAGCACGTTCAGCTGGATCAGCGGAGCCTGGTTCTGAACACCGAGCCCGCCGAGTGCCCCGTGTGCTACTCGGTCCTGGCGCCCGGCGAGGCCGTGGTGCTGCGCGAGTGTCTGCACACCTTCTGCAG GGAGTGTCTGCAGGGCACCATCCGCAACAGCCAGGAGGCCGAGGTGTCCTGCCCCTTCATTGACAACACCTACTCATGCTCGGGCAAGCTGCTGGAGAGGGAGATCCGAGCG CTCCTGAGCCCCGAGGAATACCAGCGGTTTCTGGACCTGGGCATCTCCATTGCGGAAAACCGCAGTGCCTTCAGCTACCACTGCAAGACCCCAGACTGCAAGGGATGGTGCTTCTTTGAGGATGATGTCAATGCGTTCCACTGCCCTGTGTGCTTCCATGTCAACTGCCTGCTTTGCAAG GCCATCCATGAGCAGATGAACTGCAAGGAGTATCAAGATGACCTGGCCCTGCGAGCTCAGAACGATATGGCTGCCCGGCAGACGACGGAGATGCTGAGA TGCCAGATCGTGGTGCAGAAGAAGGACGGCTGCGACTGGATCCGGTGCACTGTCTGCCGCACTGAGATCTGCTGGGTCACCAAGGGCCCCCGCTGGGGCCCCGGG GGCCCGGGAGACACCAGCGGGGGCTGCCGCTGCCGGGTGAATGGGATTCCGTGCCACCCCAGCTGTCAGAATTGCCACTAA
- the RBCK1 gene encoding ranBP-type and C3HC4-type zinc finger-containing protein 1 isoform X1, translating to MDEKIKKAEEVAQRLSRAVAGGDEQVAMQCAIWLAEQRVPLNVQLKPEVSPTQDIRLWVSVEDAQMHTVTIWLTVRPDMTVASLKDMVFLDYGFPPTLQQWVIGQRLARDQETLHSHGVRRNGDSAYLYLLSACNTSLNPQELQRERQLRMLEDLGFKDLTLQPRGPLDPVPPKPEAPQEPGRGQPDAVPESPPVGWTCPGCTFINKPTRPGCEMCCQARPEAYQVPASYQPDEDEQARLADEKEALHQFEQLKQQQQESNYDKHVQLDQRSLVLNTEPAECPVCYSVLAPGEAVVLRECLHTFCRECLQGTIRNSQEAEVSCPFIDNTYSCSGKLLEREIRALLSPEEYQRFLDLGISIAENRSAFSYHCKTPDCKGWCFFEDDVNAFHCPVCFHVNCLLCKAIHEQMNCKEYQDDLALRAQNDMAARQTTEMLRTMLQQGEAMHCPQCQIVVQKKDGCDWIRCTVCRTEICWVTKGPRWGPGGPGDTSGGCRCRVNGIPCHPSCQNCH from the exons ATGGACGAGAAGATCAAGAAAG CTGAGGAGGTGGCTCAGAGACTCAGCCGAGCAGTGGCTGGTGGGGATGAACAGGTGGCTATGCAGTGTGCCATCTGGCTGGCAGAGCAACGGGTGCCCCTGAATGTGCAACTGAAGCCTGAGGTCTCTCCGACACAGGACATCAG GCTGTGGGTGAGTGTGGAGGATGCACAGATGCACACGGTTACTATCTGGCTCACCGTGCGGCCGGACATGACTGTGGCCTCCCTCAAGGACATG GTGTTCCTAGACTATGGCTTCCCGCCAACCCTGCAGCAGTGGGTGATTGGGCAGCGGCTGGCTCGGGACCaggagactctgcactcccacggTGTGAGGCGGAATGGGGACAGCGCCTACCTCTACCTGCTGTCTGCCTGCAACACCTCGCTCAACCCTCAGGAGCTGCAGCGGGAGAGGCAGTTGCGGATGCTGGAAG ATCTGGGCTTCAAGGACCTCACGCTGCAGCCACGGGGCCCCCTGGACCCAGTTCCCCCAAAGCCTGAGGCCCCTCAAGAGCCGGGTCGGGGGCAGCCTGATGCAGTGCCAGAATCCCCGCCG GTGGGCTGGACGTGCCCCGGCTGCACGTTCATCAACAAGCCCACTAGGCCCGGCTGCGAGATGTGCTGCCAGGCACGGCCCGAGGCCTACCAGGTACCCGCCTCGTACCAGCCAGACGAGGACGAGCAAGCACGCCTGGCCGATGAGAAGGAGGCGCTGCACCAGTTTGAGCAG ctgaagcagcagcagcaggaaagcaaCTATGACAAGCACGTTCAGCTGGATCAGCGGAGCCTGGTTCTGAACACCGAGCCCGCCGAGTGCCCCGTGTGCTACTCGGTCCTGGCGCCCGGCGAGGCCGTGGTGCTGCGCGAGTGTCTGCACACCTTCTGCAG GGAGTGTCTGCAGGGCACCATCCGCAACAGCCAGGAGGCCGAGGTGTCCTGCCCCTTCATTGACAACACCTACTCATGCTCGGGCAAGCTGCTGGAGAGGGAGATCCGAGCG CTCCTGAGCCCCGAGGAATACCAGCGGTTTCTGGACCTGGGCATCTCCATTGCGGAAAACCGCAGTGCCTTCAGCTACCACTGCAAGACCCCAGACTGCAAGGGATGGTGCTTCTTTGAGGATGATGTCAATGCGTTCCACTGCCCTGTGTGCTTCCATGTCAACTGCCTGCTTTGCAAG GCCATCCATGAGCAGATGAACTGCAAGGAGTATCAAGATGACCTGGCCCTGCGAGCTCAGAACGATATGGCTGCCCGGCAGACGACGGAGATGCTGAGA ACCATGCTGCAGCAGGGTGAGGCCATGCATTGCCCACAGTGCCAGATCGTGGTGCAGAAGAAGGACGGCTGCGACTGGATCCGGTGCACTGTCTGCCGCACTGAGATCTGCTGGGTCACCAAGGGCCCCCGCTGGGGCCCCGGG GGCCCGGGAGACACCAGCGGGGGCTGCCGCTGCCGGGTGAATGGGATTCCGTGCCACCCCAGCTGTCAGAATTGCCACTAA